In the Bacillus shivajii genome, one interval contains:
- a CDS encoding DUF1664 domain-containing protein has product MLVHAWKDTNNGDLLLMKEYSFGTCPFHLYINRIYVIRTKTTNERKITMTKRSKQELTELMTSISLNLEDYLNKTIKSLLSNIENVEKTGVGLENHAELLKRVRNYTEVLAQQLNLPTKEDVANVAKIVIQIEEKVDELEERLLCLTKGEESRKYYEEQKDDVKEKEDVEKRKDRSVEKESMKKLIREQLIKNAFDPQALQETLENHTHRRR; this is encoded by the coding sequence TTGCTTGTACATGCGTGGAAAGACACGAATAATGGGGATCTACTATTAATGAAAGAATACAGTTTTGGAACATGTCCTTTTCATTTGTATATAAATAGAATATACGTTATTCGTACGAAAACGACGAATGAAAGGAAGATAACGATGACCAAAAGGAGTAAACAAGAATTAACAGAACTTATGACATCGATTAGTCTCAACTTAGAGGACTATTTGAATAAAACCATTAAAAGCTTATTAAGTAACATTGAGAATGTTGAGAAAACAGGAGTTGGACTAGAAAATCATGCTGAACTATTAAAGAGAGTACGTAATTATACCGAAGTTTTAGCACAACAATTAAATCTCCCAACGAAAGAAGATGTCGCCAATGTCGCGAAAATAGTTATACAAATCGAAGAGAAAGTAGATGAACTAGAAGAAAGGTTGCTATGTTTAACAAAAGGGGAAGAAAGCCGGAAATATTATGAAGAACAAAAAGACGATGTAAAAGAGAAAGAGGATGTTGAAAAACGAAAAGATCGTTCTGTAGAAAAAGAATCGATGAAAAAGTTGATTCGTGAACAGCTCATAAAGAATGCATTTGATCCTCAAGCTTTACAGGAAACATTAGAGAATCACACTCATAGGAGGAGATAA
- a CDS encoding alpha/beta fold hydrolase has product MRKHTNGRKKISHIFPPKDIESRVGQTSKTEVWKINKTTLWYYPAKNKRYETPLFLIYSLINRPFILDLSPGMSMIEAFVNEGYDVYLLDFGVPGYEDKEITLDDYITTYIHKAVKRSLFHSGAKEVTMIGYCLGGTLATIYAAFRNETIKNLVLFAPPLDFEHSPIPEEWEDAIKNGRVHLDELIDIYGVIPAKYMEWILRLAVSPITYRSYLGLLQKSHDKEYVQKWHLFNHWLKGHIPFAGATLKQLINDIAMDNKLIKNELKINGTPIHLDAITSDLLVVSTTDDEIVPKELVKPIMSQVSSENKTHQHIKGGHVSLAIKGELPDFLNLWLKERDGSSAS; this is encoded by the coding sequence GTGAGAAAACATACTAATGGGCGCAAAAAAATCAGTCACATTTTTCCTCCAAAAGATATAGAAAGCCGTGTTGGTCAGACGTCAAAAACAGAAGTTTGGAAAATAAACAAAACGACTCTTTGGTATTATCCTGCAAAAAATAAACGGTATGAGACACCATTGTTTCTCATCTATTCATTAATTAACCGACCTTTTATTCTCGATTTATCCCCTGGAATGAGTATGATTGAAGCATTCGTTAATGAGGGTTACGACGTTTATTTACTAGACTTTGGCGTACCAGGATATGAAGATAAAGAAATAACTTTGGATGACTATATAACAACATATATTCATAAAGCTGTGAAGCGCAGTTTATTCCATTCCGGCGCTAAAGAGGTGACAATGATCGGTTATTGTTTAGGCGGGACATTAGCTACCATCTATGCAGCGTTTAGAAATGAAACGATAAAAAACCTTGTGCTATTTGCACCACCACTAGATTTTGAACATTCTCCTATTCCTGAAGAATGGGAAGACGCAATTAAAAACGGCCGAGTTCATCTTGATGAATTAATTGATATATACGGAGTGATCCCAGCAAAATATATGGAATGGATCTTACGATTAGCTGTTTCTCCAATTACGTATAGATCTTATCTTGGTCTTTTACAAAAGTCTCATGATAAAGAATATGTACAAAAATGGCATCTTTTCAATCACTGGTTAAAAGGGCATATTCCTTTTGCAGGTGCCACGCTAAAACAATTAATTAACGATATCGCAATGGACAATAAGTTAATAAAAAATGAGTTAAAGATTAATGGCACGCCGATTCATTTAGATGCGATTACGAGTGATTTATTAGTCGTTTCAACAACAGATGACGAAATCGTTCCAAAAGAACTCGTCAAACCGATTATGTCTCAGGTTTCTAGTGAAAATAAAACGCATCAGCACATAAAAGGAGGCCATGTATCGCTTGCAATAAAAGGTGAATTACCAGACTTCCTCAACCTATGGCTAAAAGAGAGGGACGGTTCTTCTGCTTCTTGA
- a CDS encoding BC1872 family protein, with amino-acid sequence MDKTEVIARRVLGWKLNRTNKWYNPEEGNIIENFQPDKKLDHAMLIVDRFEKFGFTYSKKSDNEVCFNKYCATGDTLQEAITNAAYSIAENNPIHNDWF; translated from the coding sequence ATGGATAAAACAGAAGTGATTGCTCGTAGAGTTTTAGGTTGGAAATTGAATCGAACGAACAAATGGTACAATCCAGAAGAAGGAAACATCATTGAAAATTTTCAACCTGATAAAAAATTAGATCATGCGATGTTAATCGTCGACCGATTTGAAAAGTTCGGGTTTACATATTCTAAAAAAAGCGACAACGAGGTTTGCTTTAACAAGTATTGCGCAACCGGTGATACGCTACAAGAAGCGATTACAAATGCTGCATATTCGATTGCCGAAAACAATCCGATTCATAATGATTGGTTTTAG
- a CDS encoding VOC family protein codes for MEKKLDHIGVAVRNIEESINFYTNVLGGTLIDRYRSEAPGVESEIAIIEVNGDRTELLMPTNNSTSPIARFIKQKGKGVHHIAYRVANLDEALVELEKQGIRTLEDTLRINKHGRRLIYLNPADTEGTIIEYCDYPNTN; via the coding sequence ATGGAGAAAAAACTAGACCATATAGGTGTTGCAGTAAGAAATATCGAGGAAAGTATCAATTTTTATACCAATGTTCTCGGTGGTACACTCATTGATCGATATCGTAGTGAGGCGCCAGGCGTTGAAAGTGAAATCGCGATTATCGAAGTGAATGGTGATCGAACTGAACTATTAATGCCGACGAACAATTCGACATCACCAATTGCTAGGTTTATAAAGCAAAAAGGTAAAGGGGTGCACCACATTGCTTATCGTGTGGCAAATCTCGATGAAGCCCTCGTTGAACTCGAGAAGCAAGGCATCCGTACGTTAGAAGATACGTTAAGAATCAATAAACACGGTCGACGTCTTATTTACCTTAATCCTGCCGATACGGAAGGAACAATTATTGAATACTGTGATTATCCGAATACAAATTAA
- a CDS encoding DUF2243 domain-containing protein, which translates to MDHNNNKQRYLYSSRNLWSGILFGLGLIAFFDEVVFHQLLHWHHFYDRSTRSLGLISDGLFHAFSWFATIGGLFMFADLRRRQALWPTRWWGGVFFGAGAFQLYDGIVQHKVMRIHQIRYVDNVIIYDFIWNLSAIAILVIGIYFLLKTRREKLANEGISHES; encoded by the coding sequence ATGGATCACAACAACAATAAACAACGTTACCTTTATTCATCTCGTAATTTATGGTCGGGGATATTATTTGGCCTCGGATTAATTGCTTTTTTTGATGAAGTTGTCTTTCATCAACTGCTCCATTGGCACCATTTTTACGATAGGTCAACAAGAAGCCTCGGACTTATTTCAGACGGTTTATTTCATGCATTTAGCTGGTTTGCAACGATCGGCGGTTTATTTATGTTTGCAGACTTAAGAAGAAGACAAGCTCTTTGGCCAACGAGGTGGTGGGGCGGAGTATTCTTTGGTGCAGGTGCTTTTCAATTATATGATGGTATTGTCCAGCACAAAGTCATGAGAATTCACCAAATCCGTTATGTTGACAATGTGATTATTTATGATTTCATTTGGAATCTTAGCGCGATTGCGATTCTCGTTATCGGTATTTATTTCCTTTTAAAAACGAGACGCGAAA